TCAGTTCGTCAATTTGAAAACGAGACTTGCCTCGTTCCAATGCCACCTACAGTTCAACACGCGCTGCAAGACGCATGGACTCATTCCGCGGTCCCTGCGGCTCCCGGGCCTTGTCAAGACTGCCATGGGGAAGCGAACTATTGCCAAAGCCGAGGGACACCTTCTGCAGGCCCGAATCCTCGAAACAAAGGCAACAATCAAGCGCCTGGAAAACGACATCTTCTTCGCCCAACGTCGGCTCGAAAACCAGCTGCCCATCGAATTTCACGATGTTCTACTTCACGCCAACAGCACTGCTGCCGCCACGCGGGAAAAAAGGTCAGAGTGCCAAGATTCCAAGTTCTCCCTTCTTTTACGAAGAAATGCCGATAGTTCAGGCGCACTAGGTGTTCGGAACTTATCTTCTTACAGGCTCGACCCGGCAGAGCATGCTCTGCTCAGCCGCGGCCTTAAGTACAACATCGGCACACGACCAAATGTCGGCCAGCTGACTTGCGCCGTGGAACAAGCGGTACGACTTGTTGAGCCCAGTCTACGGGACGAAGCTCGGTCGCGTGCAATTGGGGTCGTCTCGAAGGTTGCGAGGACAAATCCTACGACCCTGCCGGCAGCAGAAACAAGCGCGTTGAAACGGTTACAAGAAAACGAGAACATAGTCATCCTCCCTGCGGACAAGGGAAATGCCACTGTGATTTTGGACCATGTGGACTACATCAACAAGATAAATGGGCTGCTCGTGGACACGTCGACCTATGCCAAACTGGCTAAGGATCCAACAAAGAAGGTTGAATCGGAGCTCCAGAAGCTGCTTACTGAAGTTTTCAAGTTTGTCCCCCCCGAAAGAAAGAATCTCTACTACAGGTTGCTCTGCCACAATGGATCGGCTCCCGCGCTCTACGGACTGCCTAAAATTCACAAGCCGGACGTCCCGGTACGACCGATTGTGGACTACACACGCTCTCCGCTGTATGAACTGTCCGGCTACCTGCACCGTATTCTTAGGCCGCTTGCAGGACTCACGCCCACTTTCGTCAAAGACTCCGCTCACTTTATTGAGCTAATAAGTAGCACTTGCATTGACGATGACGAAGTCATGATCTCCTTTGACGTAAAGTCAATGTTTACATGTGTGCCTATTGAGTACGCGGTCGAGTGCTGCAGGAAACTTCTCGAGGCTGACTCTTCTTTGCCTGAACGCACGCCATTGGAATCCCACGACATTTGTCGCCTTCTAAAATTTTGCCTTGAGAATACGTACTTCGTCTTTAACAAGCAGTATTACAAGCAAGTATTCGGCACAGCAATGGGAGCCTCTGTTTCCGTCGTTTGCGCGAACATTGCTCTAGAGGATCTGGAAAGTGCCGCCTTATCTTCATTCGGAACGCGGCCAAAGCTATTTCTAAGATACGTGGACGACTGCTTCTGCATTATCCCTCGCCGGCACGCAGCACATTTCCTCGAGCACCTAAATTCCTTTAAGCCGAGTATACAGTTCACGGCTGAAGAGGAAAACAATGGGCGAATTCCCTTCCTGGATGTCCTCGTAGAGAGAACTTCAGGCGGCTTGAAGACTAGTGTCTACAGGAAACCAACGCACACCGGAAAGTACCTGAGCTTCGACTCGGCGCACCCAATTGGGCAAAAACGATCCGTCGCAGCAGCACTTTTCTCCCGGGCCTTCCGCGTCTGCTCTAGCCCCACGAAACGTCGGCAAGAGCTACAGGTTGTAAAAAGAGACCTGCTGAGCAATGGCTACCCTCGACAACTGCTCAGAACGCAGGAGCGCAAAGCAGCGAAGCCACGCCGTGAAACGGCGAAAGAAACAGGGAAGCGCGCAGCGATACCCTACACAGTGGGAACAAGCGAAGCCCTGGCACGAATTTTTAAGGGCTACGGAGTTCAGATCGCCCACGTGCCTTCCCGAAAACTTGGCCAACAGCTGGTACGCGCAAAAGACCCTTTGCAACACGCGGACTACCCGGGAGTGATCTACAAGATACCCTGCAAGGAGTGTGACGTGTCGTATATCGGCGAGAGCAAAAATTTTAGACGGCGCTTGagacaacacatgaatgacgtcgccaagggccacacaaccgcgaacgccctggcggagcatcacgaactaaccggacacattattgactgggactcggcagccatcatcgcaaaagaaaaacacatatctgcccgtttgcttttagaatcatttcacatacaatcaactagacacacgataaacaggacgcggggtaatcttcccgagatatacacacgaacactgcgccacctcacccataaatagccgcgcgcccatgcttacatcttcattgtgatcaagggacccgtacggggcccgaaacgtcggttctttctctttatttttatttcattcttggcgagtgcacgttttttggcaccaaaCGATGCCATGTTCTACCGCGTTCCAGCGCGCtgtcatgctctgtgatccgcttgtgtttGCCTCAAAATTTGTGAAGCACggacttataccactagtcaagtgtcctcgtgcacagcgcacaCAAtcttgcgctgcgcgaaacgagacaaataATAGCTCGCGTGCgacaccgtcagcggaagtgcaccGCGAAGCAAAAGAGCGAGGGGAAAAAAtaaaggcggggcccgtgacgtatggtcacgcgatcctcgaggtccggtatgggagaacgcggggaaggaatttcgcttgcggaggctagacggggcgagtggagagagtgtctgctttggcagtggcgctcgcctcctgaaatcatgggttcgcggctcCGAAATATTTCTATGTCGGTTATTCACgatccaattaaaaaaaatattcttgcgGCTGAACGCTCCTTAGAGAGCACGCAACTTCCATCGTTTaagcaaaatttgctatggggcctgagGAGGGGCcttttaagggggtgtgagccattcattggcaagaggaaactatagtcatcatcatcaccataaacaactgtcatcatcagcaatgcctcgagcatcgtcttcttctacagctggcttGTTTGTGCTCCTCGGCGCAACCGCTCGAACGCGCTCGTGCCTATGCtagcgcgttcgtcgtcttccacagctcgcTCCGCTGCCGCTCGTCATaccagcgtagaatttcatttctcttccgtcgtcgtaatggggaggccgcgtttaatttttttatttatggtgGTATGAATCATTGCTTATTAAGGGGATATGATTCATTCATTGTCTTAGGTGAAGGGCACGCATTCAATAACAGAGGTGATAGGAGAATGTGTGTACATAgctatcgtcacgatgaccaccgatcaggacaatgaatatgttcgtacctttgttcaaaattctatgCCACCTCTGTGtggtgtgctaaacagcttcgctggtcatccaccttcacagagtggaatggctcatgactttcttttattttctcttaatgtcaactagagtaTCGGCGgttcccgtttgctctccgatccataCAACtcttttaacgttacgcctaacacaTTTTGTTCcttcgctctttgcgtggtccttaacttattctcgagcttctttgttagcctccaagtttctgcccctatgttagcaccggtagaatgcaatgacttTACACTCTTCTTTCAACGACAGTTGTAAGCtgccagtcaggatttggtaatgcctgccatatgcactccaactcatttttattcttctgttaaatttccttctcatgatcagtgttccCTGCAAGTAACTGACCTAGGCAAACtatactcctgcacagactctagggGCTGACTGGCGATAATAAATTCTTGTTCCATTGCCAGGCTACTGAGCATTACTTTTGTTTtatgcatattaattttcaaccatactcttacactttctcggttaaggtcatcaatcatttgttgtaattcgtccccagtgttgatGAACCGGACATTGTAATACTGCACACTGCAACACTGGACGCTGCAGACCGAAGGTTGCCAATATATTTAACGATAGAAGGTGTAACAATGCATAAAGCTACCGGTGCTGGAGCGGAAACTTGAAGACGGCGCTAACACCCCGCCTCTCGTATGTGCGTATTTTCATGGCTTACCGAACCTCCTTGATAAGAGGAGCTTTTTCGCTGTcgcaaggaaggaaaaagtggagaaggaaaggcagggaggttaaccagttatgtcaaccggtttgctaccctacacatgagagcgggatggggggatgaaagatgggggagagagcacatagcatagcacacacatcgtcagttagagtccatcactcttgcgtggtacgtgatatcactgtcacagccgcttgtccaatcccgtctcttttaAAAACCGAAGTAGCCCCTTCGGCGCCTTCAGCTgtgatgtcttctgtcggcgacatgtgaaaatcgtttcgagTGACAATGATCTAgcgtcaaggtgcgctagaacggatgccagggactgtcgctgaacattatattcaggacagtcgcacagaatgtgttctaacGTCTCCTcccaaagacaggcattgcagagagcgctgtcggccattccaatgcgaaatgagtaagatttcgtgaaagccacccctagccataagcgataaagcagagtggcctctcttcggcggagaccagttggcatacagagatgcatcaaagagggcaggtggtattgacgattgctcccgttggtctggctgtttgggtgtgcaccatagagagggcgtgatctcctgtgcaagcgcTCGAAGTCttctggctgcgtcggaccgtgaaagtggtatggcctcttcctgtgtgtcttcaagcgCTGCCCGAGCGGCATCATCGGCGTTTTCGTTTcctgtgacgccgcagtgacttggcagccacttaaacgtcacgtggtgtcctttccccTCTGATGTATGCAGTAGGCATCTAATAttgaatacgagctgttcgaatggcccgtgacgcagagctgatagcaaagattgtagggctgcctttgagtcgctggagattgaccattgtcgaggtggttcccgattgacgcaAAAGCGTGATTTACCAATACAGCTCCGATTTCGCTATTGCAATGCATtgaaaatgcaagaatgctctCGTGCgataaccgctggaccgattAGAACGAAACTTGAGAGAGAATGCATAATTATAGCGACTGTAGGAGGCAAAGTTTAGATTTAGGACATCATACTTTTTACAGAAAATTGCCGAACATCGGTAAGATGAAAGAAATGAAACACGAAGCTTACAAAGCAGTATCTCTGCACCAAAAACGGACATTGCAGTTTTGTAAAGTGCATTCGTTTGAGCCTCGAAAGAGGAAAAATTTGGTATGTGAATTTATagcttacgtgaaattgttacaatgctgactagggttttgcaaaagttctcAAAATTTGTGGCATATTTCAGAGCGATGTCCGCCCTCAAAAACACTGAAATACGCTTTGGATGTCCGAATAGGTTCAGTTTATAGAATTGTGACATCGCTTTACTGAGAGTTGAGAAGTTTCGAATTATGTTTTTTTCAATTCTGCAATTTTCAACTTTTTTAAAAACCATTGACAGCTAAAACAAAAACGTCAGAAGGCGATTCGACCTGCAATTGTAGTCGATAAAAGCCAGTGTCTTCCTGAACACGATTTGGTGGTGAGAATGGAGGAGTCGCTGCGCACGGCACTGTATTGCGTCACACCTCGCCTGAGGGAATGTAGGACAATATTCGggctgcactatcttcggaatcggcctaCGAAAAAGACTAGAAATCCAGATACACGATAGGGAGAAGTGGGCGGTAACTCGCCGCTACTGCTGCTCAAAACACGACGAACTTTGAATGCGCATCGCACCATCACGAGCATAAACATGCCGCTGTATATGAATCCTCGTGACGTAAGTCCATTTCCTTCGCTTTCACTGCGTTTTCTCAAGGATTCCTCATCGTGGCGTCCGCGCACTGCATTATCGCTTTCAGCTAGTTCGTACAGATGCAGCCAAGACCACAGATCGCATGCAGAATACTACtacgaaaaaaaacaaacaacaaaagtCGACgacagcagaagaagaagaattttATTCTCCAATGACTCCGCCGGTGATGAAAAGTTTTCGAAAAAGAATCGTTTTGCGGTAGAAATTCTAGCCGAGTGGTCTCTTAGACGTCCAATGATTCTGTAGATTCAGGGTCCCTTTCAACCAGCAAATATGGACGAGGGTAACAGTTTTGCGTCTTCTtggcgtttttttcttctttcctctctTGTATATCACAAGCAGACATCACCATTTCGCCAGGTTTACTAGCAACACAATACACCCTTGGCGTTACGCACAGACAAGAACCGTCTACAACATTTGGCTTAAAATGTGTTCACAACACTTTGCACtcttataataatatttggggttttacgtgccaaaaccactttct
This Dermacentor albipictus isolate Rhodes 1998 colony chromosome 1, USDA_Dalb.pri_finalv2, whole genome shotgun sequence DNA region includes the following protein-coding sequences:
- the LOC139060089 gene encoding uncharacterized protein, with translation MFPRQTSFRRTLDYVGLREKHGTAAITQIRQFVNLKTRLASFQCHLQFNTRCKTHGLIPRSLRLPGLVKTAMGKRTIAKAEGHLLQARILETKATIKRLENDIFFAQRRLENQLPIEFHDVLLHANSTAAATREKRSECQDSKFSLLLRRNADSSGALGVRNLSSYRLDPAEHALLSRGLKYNIGTRPNVGQLTCAVEQAVRLVEPSLRDEARSRAIGVVSKVARTNPTTLPAAETSALKRLQENENIVILPADKGNATVILDHVDYINKINGLLVDTSTYAKLAKDPTKKVESELQKLLTEVFKFVPPERKNLYYRLLCHNGSAPALYGLPKIHKPDVPVRPIVDYTRSPLYELSGYLHRILRPLAGLTPTFVKDSAHFIELISSTCIDDDEVMISFDVKSMFTCVPIEYAVECCRKLLEADSSLPERTPLESHDICRLLKFCLENTYFVFNKQYYKQVFGTAMGASVSVVCANIALEDLESAALSSFGTRPKLFLRYVDDCFCIIPRRHAAHFLEHLNSFKPSIQFTAEEENNGRIPFLDVLVERTSGGLKTSVYRKPTHTGKYLSFDSAHPIGQKRSVAAALFSRAFRVCSSPTKRRQELQVVKRDLLSNGYPRQLLRTQERKAAKPRRETAKETGKRAAIPYTVGTSEALARIFKGYGVQIAHVPSRKLGQQLVRAKDPLQHADYPGVIYKIPCKECDVSYIGY